A region of the Rickettsiales bacterium Ac37b genome:
GTCTACGCAATTACCTTTGGATGATTGCTTTGATGCACTTATTAAAGAAATACCTTATTTAACTCGTTCAAATCTTTACCGATGCCTTAAACGGTACGGTTTATCTTGTTTACCCAAAGAAGATAATATCAAAGAGAAGAAGAAATTTAAGGCTTATGAAATAGGATTTATGCATCTTGATATCACAGAAGTAAGAATTGGTGAGGGAAAATTTTACATATTTGTGGCAATATGTAGAGTGAGTAAATTTGCTTATGTTGAGCTGCATAATAATAGCAATGGCGATACTACAGTTAATTTTCTTGATAACTTGGTAAGTAGCTGTCCCTTTAAGATACATACCATATTAACTGATAATGGTGTTCAATTTGCTTACAATGGTTTAGCCAGGTACAGAGCTCCTAAAGCAAGACATAGATTTGATCTAAAATGTAAAGATTACGGTATCAGGCATCGCACAACAAGGCCTTATAGTCCAAGTACCAATGGTCAAGTAGAAAGAATGAATAGGACTATAAAAGAAGCTACTACTAAGAAGTATCATTATACTAGTAGAGAAGAGTTAGATAGTCATCTACAAGCTTTTGTTATGGCTTATAATTATGCTAAAAGGCTTTCTTCTATTGCTAGAAAAACGCCTTTTGAAATGATCTTGACTTGTTACACACAAAATGCTAATAATTTTAGAATTAATCCTAACCATCAACTACTGAAACCGTACAAGGTTATTAATACCTGAGATTATGGTTAAAGATAATGAATGGAAAGTTATTAGGCGTCGCCCAACTTATGATGAGATGTTAGTATTAGAATCATAGTTAAATTATTTTTCTTCAAATAACACAGCTTTAGGTAATACTTGTTTGCTAAATGGTACGATGGTATTACGCAATAATACTAAAGAAATACGTATGTTACGTAATTCATAAGGATTTGATGCATCAATAGGGTCTTGGTCTGCATAACCAGTAACCCGAAAAATTTGTTCTGAGTCTATATCACCAGCATTAATGAGATATCTTCGGGTCATGACTGACCTTTCTGAAGATAATTGCCAGCTATCTATTCTATTGACAGTTCTATCTTTATTCGTATGTCCATCAATTGAAAGATAATTAGGCATATAGCGTATATATTGAGATATTGTATCTAACATAGTTTTTGTATAGGGTTGTAACTTTGAAGTTCCTATAACAAATAATGGACGTTTTTCTTGCTCTATTAACTGAATTCTTAATCCTTCAGGAGTTTCATCAATCATTATACTGTCACTAAATTCTTTAAGTTCTGGATTATCGGATATAGCTTTTTGTAAGCTACTTTGGGTAAGTGAAAAATTTCTAGCATCAAGCTGTTCTAATGTTTGTCTAATTTTTTCTGGCATCTTAATAATAGCTCCAGGAGGAGGTGAGCCAAATACAATGCTATTGTTAGCTGAATGTTTTTGTGTAGGAGTGTTGGGTTGTAAAGTGCCTGCAGAATTAGGTAGACCAATAGTTGGAGTAAAATAATCTGCGATACCTTGTAGTTTTTTAGAAGATACAGAATTTAAGATCCATAATAATAGAAAAAAGGCCATCATAGCTGTTACAAAGTCGGCATATGCAAGTTTCCAAGTACCTCCGTGACCGCCAGCTTGTCCTGATTTTTTAATTTTTTTAATTATTAATGTTTTATTACTATCCTTGGACATAATGAATATCTCTAGGTATTTGATCGTTCATTTAATGCATTTTCTAGCTCATGAAAGGTAGGTCTTTCAAGAGGAGGAATAAGCTTTCTAACAAATTCTACAGTGACTGCAGGTGCATTACCTTGCATATGTGCAATAATTCCAGCTTTAATACATTTTAAATATTGATGTTCAGCTTCATGGTATTTATGTAGAAAATTTCCCATAGGTAAGACAATACCATAAGCCAATAATACACCTACAAATGTTCCTACAAGGGCGCCCGCAATTAGCATACCTAAAATTTGAGGAGGAGAAGATATGCTGCGCATTGTATTAATAACTCCTAGTACCGCAGCTACGATACCGAATGCAGGTAAGCTTTCTCCTACATTTATAAGAGCATGTGAGGGGTGATTAGCATCTATTTCATGAACTTCTAATTCTTTATCTATTAACTCTTCCATATGAAAATAATTATCTACACCCATAATGAGTAATCTTAGGGCATCACAAATGAAAGCTAATATGTGGTGGTCTTTTATAACTTCAGGGAACTGTTGAAAAATATCACTGGAATTTGGATCTTCGACATGAGCTTCTAATGCAAGCATACCTTTAGTTTTCATAAGTTTAAAAATAGTAAATAAAAAAGTTAATAATTCTATATAATTATGTTTGGTGTAGGGCTTAGTTTTAAATAAGTATTTTAATTGTTTTCCTGTAGCTTTTACAATGTCCATTGGATTAGTAATCAAAAAGGAGCCAAACGCTGCGCCACAAATAATTATAAATTCACTTGGTTGCCACAATAGAATTAGTTGGCCATGATGAAGTACATATCCGCCCAGTACTGATACTACTACTATTATTAAACCTATGATAAATAACATATTATCTTACTCTTTTAAATTTTTATCTGCTTTAAGAATAAAAGCTATTGATTAAAGCATACTCCACATATATTAATTTTATATGTAGAAAATTTTTAGAAACATAACTATTATTCTACTATGATAAACATATAATCTATTAAAAAAATGTTAGCATGCCCAAAAATTATAGAAAAATTATATAAATGATTTTAGAACCGTTACAATTTAAGAAAGCATTAAGTAATTTTACTACTGGTGTAGTTGTGATAACAGCAATGACTCAAGATAGAGAAAAAATTGGAGTTACTATAACATCTTTTACTTCTCTATCTCTTGATCCTCCGCTAGTATTATTTTGTTTAAGTAATAAATCATATAGTATTAAATATTTTAAAGAGTCTAAATATTTTAATGTAAATATATTAGCTCAGGATCAAGAGCATATAGCATATCAATTTGCTTATATGCATGGTGCGGACAAATGGCATAATATTAATATCTCAATGAGTAAAAATAGTAATTTGCCTGTTATTGATGATTGTATAGCTTATATAGAATGTGAAAAGTATCAGGAAAGTATAGGTGGTGACCATATAATTTTTATGGGTAAAGTTATGAATTTTGTGTCTGTATCTAGCAAATTACCTTTGGCAAGATTTCAGGGAAAATATAGTACTTTATTAGAAAAAGGCAGTGATGAAAGAGATAGTAGATAAAAAAATATTACATGTATTTGCACAAGAGACTGTCTTTCTGGCTGGTGCGCGTAAATTTGCTGATATACCAAAATTTTTTGTTCCTGAAGTAGCATTTTGGGGAAGATCAAATGTTGGTAAATCTAGCTTATTAAATTTTATTTTGAATAGAAAAAAACTAGTTAGAGTTTCTCATACTCCAGGTAGAACACAACAACTTAACTTTTTTTCATTAAATCAAAAGATTATATTAGTTGATTTACCTGGCTATGGGTATGCAAAGGTTAGTAAATCTCGTATTAAGGGATGGAATAATTTAACTATTGAGTATCTAGAAAAGCGTACTAATTTAAAAAGAGTATACATCTTAATAGATGCTAGGCGTTCTATAAAAGAGATTGATATGGAGGCTATGGATATATTGGATTATAGTGGAGTATCTTACCAAATTGTTTTCACTAAACTTGATAAGGTAACGGATAAAGAAAGAGAAAAATTGGCACTTGATATAGAAAATATAAAGGCTTACCACTCAGCTTTGCATCCAGCACTAATTTTTACTAGTGCTAGAGACTCTATAGGATTAGAAGAAATACGTTATTCAATAGCTGAGTTTATGGATTTATAATTTATTTTGTTGATAGAAAGAATGTATACAAAGTTATTGCGGCAGCATTGGAAACATTTAAACTTTCTATTTTATCACTCATAGGAATTTTCATTAAAAAATCACAATTTTCTTTTGTTAATCTTCTTAAGCCAGTTTCTTCATTTCCCATGATAAACACAGTTTTATCAGGCAGTTTGTTATGTTCTAAATAAGTTGTTGAGGAGGCATCAAGCCCTATACACCAATATCCTACAGATTTTAAATAATTAATAGTATGTGCTAAATTTGTCACTCTTACTAATGGTACAGATTCTAGGGCACCAGAGGCAGATTTAGCCATAGTATTAGTTTCGTTTGGTGCATGATTACGTGGCAGAATCACACATAAGCAATTGAATGCTGCTGCTGATCTTAAGATAGCTCCAATATTATGGGTATCAGTAATTTGATCTAAAATAATAATAGAATTTCTATTGTCTTTAAAATTATTTATTAAATATTCTAAAGAAATCTCAGGTAATGTAGCAACTTCTAGTGCCATATTTTGGTGTACAGCAGCATTTGGTAGTTTGGATGCGATGGTATTTACATCAGTGGTAATAATTTTAATTTTTTTATTATTTGGTATTGCAGAATTAAAAATTTCTGGATAAATATGTTTGGTGATAAGTAACGTATAGCATTTTCTATTTGGATTTTTAAGTGCAGCAAAAACAGCATGTTTACCGTATAGCCAAATTGTATTATGTGTTATCTTTTTCAAAGGTTTCCTAATTTTAAGTTTAATAATGCATGACGTATAACATACAAAATAATTTTAATAAATCAAAATAAATGTAGTTTACACGTTGACATATATAGCTTAATAGGTTAAAAGAGCAAACCTCTACTATACAATTTTTGTAAAGTGAAAAATAGTAAGTATAGAAACGCTATATGTTGTATGGAGGGGTGGCCGAGTGGTTAATGGCAGCAGACTGTAAATCTGCCCGCGTATGCGTACGTAGGTTCGAATCCTACCCCCTCCACCAAATATTTAGAGAAGGGTATAGGAGCAGGAGGAATTAAGCGGGTGTAGCTCAATGGTAGAGCCCCAGCCTTCCAAGCTGGTCACGTGGGTTCGATTCCCATCACCCGCTCCAAGTAGAAGGGTATGAGCTGTTATTGGTTAGTAATAAATTTTGTTAAACAAATGATTTAATAGAGGGTAGTAAATTTTATGGCAAAGGCAAAATTTGAGAGAAATAAGCCGCATTGTAATATAGGTACAATAGGTCACGTGGATCATGGTAAGACGTCATTAACAGCAGCAATAACAAAAGTATTATCTGAAGATGCGAGTATAGGTTCAGCGAGCTATGCGGCATATGATTCGATAGACAAGGCGCCAGAAGAAAGAGCAAGAGGAATAACAATTAGTACAGCGCATGTAGAGTATGAAACAAAGAATAGGCACTATGCGCATGTAGACTGTCCTGGTCACGCAGATTATGTAAAGAATATGATTACAGGAGCTGCTCAAATGGATGGAGCGATATTAGTAGTGTCAGCAGCTGATGGTCCTATGCCTCAGACAAGAGAGCATATATTATTAGCGAGACAGGTAGGAGTTCCAGCGTTAGTAGTTGCGCTAAATAAAGTAGATATGGTAGAGGATGAAGAGTTATTAGAATTAGTTGAGATGGAAGTTAGAGAATTATTGAGTTCCTATGGATTTGATGGAGATAAGATACCTATAATAAGATGCTCAGCCTTAGCGGCATTAGAGAATACAGATAATAAGCTAGGTAAAGAAGCGATTATTGAGTTGATGAAGGCAGTAGATGAGACGATACCACAACCTGAGAGGGATATAGATAGAGCCTTCTTGATGCCAGTGGAAGATGTATTTTCGATATCTGGAAGAGGGACGGTAGTAACAGGAAGGATTGAGAGAGGAATAGTCAAGACGGGTGATGAGATAGAGATAGTAGGTTTAAAGCCGACATTAAAGACGACCTGTACAGGTGTAGAGATGTTCCGTAAGCTACTAGATGAGGGTAGAGCTGGTGATAACGTTGGGGTATTGTTGCGTGGTACGAAGAGAGAGGAAGTTCAGAGGGGTCAAGTATTGGCTAAACCAGGTACGATTACTCCGCATACAGATTTTGAGACAGAAGTATATATATTAACGGCAGAAGAGGGTGGAAGACATACGCCATTTTTCAATAATTATAGGCCGCAATTTTATTTTAGAACCACGGATGTTACGGGTACTATAGAATTGCCAGAAGATAAGAAGATGGTGATGCCAGGTGATACAGTAAAATTGAGTGTAAGTTTAATAGCGCCGATTGCTATGGATGAGGGGTTAAGATTTGCGATCAGAGAAGGTGGTAGGACTGTTGGAGCTGGTTTAGTTAATAAAATAAAAAAATAGTTAGAAACTGAGAATGTTATGCATAAACAAAAAATACGTATTAGATTAAAAGCTTTTGATCATAAGGTTTTAGATCAAGCAACTAAAAAGATTGTGAGTACGGTTCAGAGGACTGGTGCTGAAATTAGTCCTATACCTTTGCCTCAAAAAATTGAAAGATTTACTGTTAATAGATCGCCTCATATTGACAAAAAATCTAGGGAGCAGTTTGAAATTAGGCGTCATAGAAGATTGTTGACTATTAGCAATCCTACTCCGCAGACAATAGATGCGCTTATGAAAGTAGATTTAGCTGCTGGTGTGGATGTGGAGATAAAATTGGTTGGAGGAGAGTGATGAGAACGGGATTAGTTGCTAAAAAACTTGGGATGTCTGCTATATATCAAGATGGTGTGCGTGTACCAGTGACTTTGTTGAAATTAGAAGATTGTCAAGTAGTTTCAACTAAGTCTATAGATAAAGATGGTTATCGTGCTGTTCAGCTTGGTGTAGGAACGATAAAAGCAAAAAACGTATCAAAGCCTTTGAAGGGACATTTTGCAAAAGCAAAAGTTCAGCCTAAGCGTAAATTAGTAGAGTTTAAGGTTTCTGAGAAAGCTATGCTTACGGTAGGAGATAGAATAGTAGCTGATCATTTTGTTACGGGTCAATTTGTAGATATTACTGGGATTACGGTTGGTAAAGGTTTTGCTGGTGGTATGAAGAGGCACAATTTTCGTGGTTTAGAAGCTAGTCACGGTGTATCTATTTCGCATAGATCGCATGGTTCTACTGGACAAAGGCAAGATCCTGGTAAGGTGTTTAAGGGCAAAAAAATGGCTGGCCACCTTGGTACTGAAAAAGTTACTATACAAAATTTAAAAGTAGTGGGTATTGATTCTAAGGAAGGATTAATTATTATAAAAGGCGCTGTTCCTGGTAAAAAAGGTTATGTCTTAATACGTGATTCTGTAAAACGTGCTTTGCCTGAAGGTGTAAAAATTCCAGCTGCTATTATCAAAGAACAGAGTGAGTAGGGTATATTATGAAAACTAATGTATTAAGTTTAGAAAATAAAGTAGTGGGTGAAATCCAGTTAAGTCAGGAGATTTTTAATCTTCCTAATAGAGAGGATATCCTGCATAGAGTAATAGAATGGCAAAGGGCGAAGAGGCGTGCTGGTACTCACAAAACAAAAACTGTGGGAGAGGTTTCTGGTACTACTAAAAAGCCTTATAAGCAGAAGGGTACAGGGCATGCTAGGCAAGGTAGTTTGCGTTCCGGGCAGTTTAGGGGTGGTGCTACTATATTTGGTCCTAATGTACGTAGTCATGCTTATGATTTACCTAAGAAAGTAAGAAAATTAGGTTTAAAAACAGCACTATCAGCAAAAATGTTATCAGGAAAACTATTGATTATTGATGAAGCTAAGTTAGCTGCTCCTAAAACTAAAATAGTAAAAGATTTATTGAAAAATTTTGGCTTATCTTCTGTATTAATCATTGATGGAGCTAATGTAGATAGCAATTTTTTACAATCAATAAACAATTTAAACGCTGTAGATATACTGCCTCACATAGGTGCCAATGTATATGATATATTACGTCATGATACATTGTTGATTACTAAAGAGGGAGTGAAGCAACTAGAGGAGAGATTGAAGTGATAAAAGATAATATATATGACATTATTAGATCTCCAATTATAACGGAAAAATCAACCAGAGCAACAGAAGTTGAAAATAAACATAGTTTTTTGGTAAGTGTAGGTGCTACAAAATATACAATAAAAACTGCTATTGAACATTTGTTTGGTATAAATGTTACCAAGGTGAATATAATTAATATGTCAGGTAAAAGAAAAATGTTTAGGGGTAAAGTGGGCAAAAGAAATGATTATAAAAAAGCTATAATTTCATTGTCTTCTGGTCAAAATATAGATATTTCTGGAATAGAGGTATAATATGGTATTAAAAAAATTTAGACCTACTACGCCTTCACAAAGAGAATTAGTGTTGGTCGATAAATCTAATCTTTGGAAGGGTAAACCTGTCAAAACTTTGACTTCTGGTAAAAAAAACACAGGTGGTCGTAATAATTTAGGACGTATTACGTCTTGGCATCGTGGAGGTGGACATAAGAAACGTTATAGAATTATTGATTTTAAACGTAACAAATTAAATATAGAAGCGGTGGTAGAAAGGATAGAATATGATCCTAATAGAACGGCATATATTGCGCTAATTAAATATCTTGATGATACTTTGTCTTATATATTAGCTCCTCAGAAACTTGAGGTAGGTGATAAGGTGATCGCAGGTCGTAATGTAGATATTAAAGTTGGTAACGCATTACCTATGTATGACATACCTGTAGGAACTATTTTGCATAATGTAGAATTAAAGCCATTAAAAGGTGGTCAATTAGCTAGGTCTGCTGGTAGTTATGTTCAGCTTATAGGTAAAGATTCTGGCTATGCATTGCTAAGGTTAAGATCTGGTGAAGTTAGGATGGTTAGAAGCGATTGTATGGCTACTATTGGTACGGTATCCAATGCTGATCACCAGAATAAAAATTATGGTAAGGCTGGTCGTATGAGATGGCTTGGATGTAGACCTACTGTCAGAGGTGTAGCAATGAATCCTGTAGATCATCCTCATGGTGGTGGAGAAGGTAAAACTTCTGGTGGTCGTCATCCTGTAACTCCTTGGGGTAAATCAACCAAAGGTAAAAGAACAAGATCAAATAAATCTACTGGTAAATATATAATACGTCGTAGATACGCAAAATAATAGGAGATAAAAAATTATGGCACGTTCTGTATGGAAAGGTCCAGTTGTAGATGGTTATTTATTAAAAAAAGTACAAAAGGTCTTGCAATCTGGGCGTAATCAGATTATTAAGACATGGTCTAGAAGATCTACTATTATACCTGATTTTGTTGGGTTAACGTTTGGTGTATATAATGGACGTAAGTTTATTCCTGTCCTAGTTAAGGAAGAGATGGTAGGATATAAGCTTGGAGAATTTTCTCCTACTAGGACTTTTAATGGTCATAGTGGTGATAAAAAAGCTAAAAGAGGATAGGATTTTATGGGTAAAAAAGCAAAACCAAGTAAAATTGCTAATAATGAGGCTATAGCTAAATCTACTTCTTTGCGTGTTAGCCCAAGGAAATTAGGGCTTATTGCTTCTTTCATACAAAATATGAAAGTAAGCGAGGCTGTAGTGCAACTTACGTTTGTGAGGAAGCGTATTGCAGGAGAAGTAAAAAAGTGTTTGCAGTCTGCTATAGCGAATGCGGAAAATAATCACAACTTAGACATAGATAAATTATATGTTTATAGAGCTGTAGTAGGTAAATCTGTTGTGATGAAAAGAATGCATGCTAGAGCAAGAGGTAGGGCGAATAGAATTCATAAATATTTTAGCAATTTATCTATAATTGTACGTGAATATGAGGAGAAATAATTAATGGGTCAAAAGGTTAATCCTGTAGGTTTTAGAGTAGCTGTTAATAAAGACTGGGATTCTAAATGGTATGCTGACAAGGAATATGCAAATCAATTACACGAAGATTTACAAATAAGAAGCTATTTAAAGAAAGCTCTAAAATTGGCTGGTGTTAGCAGAATTCTGATAGAGAGGCCTGCTAAAAAAGCTTGTGTAACAATTTATACTGCTAAGCCTGGAGTGGTTATTGGAAGAAAGGGTTCTGATATTGAAAAAATTAAAATTCAAATTAGTAAGTTTACTAAAAGTGAAGTACAGCTGAATATAGTAGAGGTTAGAAAGCCTGAAATTGATGCTACTCTTATAGCTGAGTCTGTAGCTCAGCAATTAGAACGTCGTGTGGCATTTAGAAGGGCGATGAAGCGTGCTATTCAATCTTGTTTAAAGA
Encoded here:
- the motA gene encoding Chemotaxis protein MotA, translated to MLFIIGLIIVVVSVLGGYVLHHGQLILLWQPSEFIIICGAAFGSFLITNPMDIVKATGKQLKYLFKTKPYTKHNYIELLTFLFTIFKLMKTKGMLALEAHVEDPNSSDIFQQFPEVIKDHHILAFICDALRLLIMGVDNYFHMEELIDKELEVHEIDANHPSHALINVGESLPAFGIVAAVLGVINTMRSISSPPQILGMLIAGALVGTFVGVLLAYGIVLPMGNFLHKYHEAEHQYLKCIKAGIIAHMQGNAPAVTVEFVRKLIPPLERPTFHELENALNERSNT
- the engB gene encoding putative GTP-binding protein EngB, with amino-acid sequence MKEIVDKKILHVFAQETVFLAGARKFADIPKFFVPEVAFWGRSNVGKSSLLNFILNRKKLVRVSHTPGRTQQLNFFSLNQKIILVDLPGYGYAKVSKSRIKGWNNLTIEYLEKRTNLKRVYILIDARRSIKEIDMEAMDILDYSGVSYQIVFTKLDKVTDKEREKLALDIENIKAYHSALHPALIFTSARDSIGLEEIRYSIAEFMDL
- a CDS encoding Integrase core domain protein, with the protein product MGQILHGCATTTHAIRKELQRSQATIKELSEQYNINPKTVIKWRQRKEEGVEDRSNAPKKATTILKPEDEALIIAFRKSTQLPLDDCFDALIKEIPYLTRSNLYRCLKRYGLSCLPKEDNIKEKKKFKAYEIGFMHLDITEVRIGEGKFYIFVAICRVSKFAYVELHNNSNGDTTVNFLDNLVSSCPFKIHTILTDNGVQFAYNGLARYRAPKARHRFDLKCKDYGIRHRTTRPYSPSTNGQVERMNRTIKEATTKKYHYTSREELDSHLQAFVMAYNYAKRLSSIARKTPFEMILTCYTQNANNFRINPNHQLLKPYKVINT
- the rpsS gene encoding Ribosomal protein S19 yields the protein MARSVWKGPVVDGYLLKKVQKVLQSGRNQIIKTWSRRSTIIPDFVGLTFGVYNGRKFIPVLVKEEMVGYKLGEFSPTRTFNGHSGDKKAKRG
- the motB gene encoding Chemotaxis protein MotB, giving the protein MSKDSNKTLIIKKIKKSGQAGGHGGTWKLAYADFVTAMMAFFLLLWILNSVSSKKLQGIADYFTPTIGLPNSAGTLQPNTPTQKHSANNSIVFGSPPPGAIIKMPEKIRQTLEQLDARNFSLTQSSLQKAISDNPELKEFSDSIMIDETPEGLRIQLIEQEKRPLFVIGTSKLQPYTKTMLDTISQYIRYMPNYLSIDGHTNKDRTVNRIDSWQLSSERSVMTRRYLINAGDIDSEQIFRVTGYADQDPIDASNPYELRNIRISLVLLRNTIVPFSKQVLPKAVLFEEK
- the rplD gene encoding Ribosomal protein L4; translated protein: MKTNVLSLENKVVGEIQLSQEIFNLPNREDILHRVIEWQRAKRRAGTHKTKTVGEVSGTTKKPYKQKGTGHARQGSLRSGQFRGGATIFGPNVRSHAYDLPKKVRKLGLKTALSAKMLSGKLLIIDEAKLAAPKTKIVKDLLKNFGLSSVLIIDGANVDSNFLQSINNLNAVDILPHIGANVYDILRHDTLLITKEGVKQLEERLK
- the rpsJ gene encoding Ribosomal protein S10, producing MHKQKIRIRLKAFDHKVLDQATKKIVSTVQRTGAEISPIPLPQKIERFTVNRSPHIDKKSREQFEIRRHRRLLTISNPTPQTIDALMKVDLAAGVDVEIKLVGGE
- the rplB gene encoding Ribosomal protein L2 yields the protein MVLKKFRPTTPSQRELVLVDKSNLWKGKPVKTLTSGKKNTGGRNNLGRITSWHRGGGHKKRYRIIDFKRNKLNIEAVVERIEYDPNRTAYIALIKYLDDTLSYILAPQKLEVGDKVIAGRNVDIKVGNALPMYDIPVGTILHNVELKPLKGGQLARSAGSYVQLIGKDSGYALLRLRSGEVRMVRSDCMATIGTVSNADHQNKNYGKAGRMRWLGCRPTVRGVAMNPVDHPHGGGEGKTSGGRHPVTPWGKSTKGKRTRSNKSTGKYIIRRRYAK
- a CDS encoding p-hydroxyphenylacetate 3-hydroxylase, reductase component; translation: MILEPLQFKKALSNFTTGVVVITAMTQDREKIGVTITSFTSLSLDPPLVLFCLSNKSYSIKYFKESKYFNVNILAQDQEHIAYQFAYMHGADKWHNINISMSKNSNLPVIDDCIAYIECEKYQESIGGDHIIFMGKVMNFVSVSSKLPLARFQGKYSTLLEKGSDERDSR
- the rplC gene encoding Ribosomal protein L3, coding for MRTGLVAKKLGMSAIYQDGVRVPVTLLKLEDCQVVSTKSIDKDGYRAVQLGVGTIKAKNVSKPLKGHFAKAKVQPKRKLVEFKVSEKAMLTVGDRIVADHFVTGQFVDITGITVGKGFAGGMKRHNFRGLEASHGVSISHRSHGSTGQRQDPGKVFKGKKMAGHLGTEKVTIQNLKVVGIDSKEGLIIIKGAVPGKKGYVLIRDSVKRALPEGVKIPAAIIKEQSE
- the rplV gene encoding Ribosomal protein L22; this translates as MGKKAKPSKIANNEAIAKSTSLRVSPRKLGLIASFIQNMKVSEAVVQLTFVRKRIAGEVKKCLQSAIANAENNHNLDIDKLYVYRAVVGKSVVMKRMHARARGRANRIHKYFSNLSIIVREYEEK
- the rplW gene encoding Ribosomal protein L23 gives rise to the protein MIKDNIYDIIRSPIITEKSTRATEVENKHSFLVSVGATKYTIKTAIEHLFGINVTKVNIINMSGKRKMFRGKVGKRNDYKKAIISLSSGQNIDISGIEV
- a CDS encoding Putative TrmH family tRNA/rRNA methyltransferase, coding for MKKITHNTIWLYGKHAVFAALKNPNRKCYTLLITKHIYPEIFNSAIPNNKKIKIITTDVNTIASKLPNAAVHQNMALEVATLPEISLEYLINNFKDNRNSIIILDQITDTHNIGAILRSAAAFNCLCVILPRNHAPNETNTMAKSASGALESVPLVRVTNLAHTINYLKSVGYWCIGLDASSTTYLEHNKLPDKTVFIMGNEETGLRRLTKENCDFLMKIPMSDKIESLNVSNAAAITLYTFFLSTK
- the tufA_2 gene encoding Elongation factor Tu, which gives rise to MAKAKFERNKPHCNIGTIGHVDHGKTSLTAAITKVLSEDASIGSASYAAYDSIDKAPEERARGITISTAHVEYETKNRHYAHVDCPGHADYVKNMITGAAQMDGAILVVSAADGPMPQTREHILLARQVGVPALVVALNKVDMVEDEELLELVEMEVRELLSSYGFDGDKIPIIRCSALAALENTDNKLGKEAIIELMKAVDETIPQPERDIDRAFLMPVEDVFSISGRGTVVTGRIERGIVKTGDEIEIVGLKPTLKTTCTGVEMFRKLLDEGRAGDNVGVLLRGTKREEVQRGQVLAKPGTITPHTDFETEVYILTAEEGGRHTPFFNNYRPQFYFRTTDVTGTIELPEDKKMVMPGDTVKLSVSLIAPIAMDEGLRFAIREGGRTVGAGLVNKIKK
- the rpsC gene encoding Ribosomal protein S3, which translates into the protein MGQKVNPVGFRVAVNKDWDSKWYADKEYANQLHEDLQIRSYLKKALKLAGVSRILIERPAKKACVTIYTAKPGVVIGRKGSDIEKIKIQISKFTKSEVQLNIVEVRKPEIDATLIAESVAQQLERRVAFRRAMKRAIQSCLKMGGKGIRINCSGRLGGAEIARMEWYREGRVPLHTLRADIGYGSANAYTTYGVIGVKVWVYKGDAVDQEVVVDKVQEL